The DNA segment GAGTGGGAAGCAGCAGAGGAATTTTCAAGAACGCCTTCAtccagaagaagagaagaaacttCGAGTTTGATGTCAGTTGAGGATCAGGGTTCTTCAACCAAAAAGCAGAAGATGATGCAAGTGAAAGTTGAGCAGCGTAAAAAgaaatgatttatttttgtttttttaccgGTTTTCCGTTATTTTCTCATTAGCTttattgatttggttttataatAATTAGGATCACTTATGATCTGCATCAATTGTTTCGTGGTAGCATCTACTTCTTATATTCAGCTTATTTTcctattaataaaaatatgttttgtctttttttgtcacttaatttaactatttaaataaaaaaaagtaatatcaGAAACAACAAAAATGTTACTTAAACTGATGTATAAACACAAAAGTACATTAAGAGAGTTAACAACAAACTGCCATGCAATGTACGTAATTTTTGATCAGAATACTTTTTTGGAGATAATGGAAGGGAAAGACGCAGGAGTAGCGTATATATTGGGAAAGTCTTACGCAAAGGCGAAGCAATCTTCTTCCGTGTTGAAGAAGTTAGCGGTGAATGTTATGTTTGCGTTTATGAACACGAATTTTAGAGGAACAGATGTTGTGGTTAATCTTCCTCATACTTCTCTGCTTCAAGTTGGGATGGTTTATTACGtctgaaagagagagagaaagatgttTAGGATAGTACTGTCCTGAAATAAGCCTccatcatgaaaaaaaaaattatatgtacgatttgatttttaataagaatttataattttgcaaaaaaaaaaggaatacaATCTATGacattaaaagtaaatatatttttgcctATATTTCACGATTTTtctaaacaataaaatagaAAGGTTTGTCTAtatcctaaaaaaaaaattacaactcACATAGAAACCGCAGAGACTTGCAATTAAAAAGCTCTAAACAATAATTAGATCTTCCGAAGCTCTAATTGACTTGCGTATATCTGTTGACCCATAAACAATAAGGTCAAAACACAAATACAATGAAGCGTTCAAGCacagaatcaaacaagcaaaacaGAAAACATGGACCCCCATATCAAAAGCGTAAGTGATAATCTATATACTCTACAAAAATATGCAATAAGTGCTTACTTCAGCTATGTTCATAGGTGGAAGACCAAGAAAAGAACAAGCTTCTCCGACCGAAACAAATGATGTGAATATGGATGAACAAGATGAACAAATCTCTGATAACGCAAAAGCACGACCTCCTTTACAAAAGCGTTAGTCTATTTACGAGTTTCTCTTCATTCAAACTATTTAACTACCAAAAGTTATAATCAAACTCCACAGGTGGAAGGCAAAAAAAACAAACGCCTGCAGAAATAATCCAAAGCTCCACTACGATGTTGGCACAAAGCAATGAAGTTATATATACACCACCTGCTTATCAAAAACGTAAGTGCTTATTATCAAACAATTTTACTAACCATATCAATTACTTGAAAGAAAGGATAACTTCAGGTGGCAGACCAAGAAAGGATAAATCATCTAAAACCCCTGGAACATCATCAACTATCTCAATGAATGCACGAAAAGAAAGAAGGAAAATTCTTGACGCAAAAAGAAAAGGTGTTAACAGCAGCACAGCTTCAGGTAAAGTAAATTTCTTTTAAGTGATCAACATACTGACTTTTACAGAATTTAGGAAACTcagaacaaaaaattatattctcAGATTTTACAGGAGCCACACATGTGGGTACACATAACATTAGTGGAATTGGTCAACCAAGCAATGAAGAAGAAGGTTAACATTTATTTCAGAACATTGTAATCTTCAAATCATACCCTCAAATGCGTATATGTTTAACACAGTTTTCATGAAACAGATTTTTTCTTAAACTCTACGAATACAGAGGATTTCATGGCTTTCATAGCAACTGATTCTGAGCATGAAGGAGAATCTGATACAGGAGGTAATTAATTTCAGTATGTTGGAGGTTTATGTCGTTTACAACGAACGTATTTGACtacttataaaataatgtacAGATTTGGATCCGACTGGACATTACAATTCATCTCATTATCAGTCTGATGATGATATCGACATTCATCATGATAAAGAGAGTGAaatacatcaacagaaaaaattaaaccaaaatcaGATTGCTTTGAAAGGATTTATCACAAAGAGGAATGCAGCTAGAACTGTCGAGCCAGGAGAATCAGAGAATGGTGATTATTTcacattattgttttttttaatctttatttttaagCTGAACTTTAAAACTCATTATCtacaatatattattattaaatgtatatttgTTGCTGGTTTATTAATCTCAGGTTACTATGATGATGGTGATCCTTTATATATGTGTCAGCATTGTAAAGCATACATGTGGTTCGGTGAACGGATAAACAAAAGAGTCAAAAAGACACAACCTGTGTTTACTATGTGCTGTAAACAAGGCAAAGTCAAGCTTCCACTACTTAAGACTCCACCAGCCACATTGCTAGCATTATTTTATAATGGAGATGAGAAAAGCAAACACTTTCGTGAATTCATAAGAGCATACAATATGATGTTTTCATTCACATCACTTGGTGGGAAGGTTAACCATTCTGTCAACAATGGAAAAGGACCTTATGTATTTCAGTTATGTGGTGAGAATTACCACAGGATAGGTGATCTTTTGCCTGGTCCCAACAAAGATCCAGCATTTTTGCAACTGTATATACATGATACGGTGAATGAGATACAAAATAGAATAAAAGCTTACaggtaatatataaatttatatatgtatattttctatTGAGTGgcgtttttattattatttaggaacatatttttattctaaCTTCTTGAAACGTTTTATGTAGTAAAACGGGATCTGCTACAAGTTTGGATGAATCAATCGTTGGACttctaaaaaaaatgttagatgCTCACAATCCTCATGTCAAAGCCTTAAGATCAGCAAGAGAGAAGTTTGATGTCACCAAACCCACTGAAGGTTTGAGATTAAGGTTGCCAAGTGACAGATATGCTGATGGAAGAACTCATAACCTCCCTACTGCAAATGAAGTTGCAGGTTTAATTCCAGGTGACTTCAACATTGGTTTGAACACCCGTGACATTATTATTGAGAGTAGATCAGGGAAGTTACACCGGATTAGTGAACTACATCCTGCTTATTTGCCACTCCAATATCCACTACTATTTCCTtatggtgaagatggtttcagattGGGAATCGACATTGGTTTTGTTGATACAGCTGGTCGAAAAAGGAAAACTGTGACAATGCGAGAGTATTTTGCTTTTCGTATACAAGAACGGGAGGGAGAATCTCCTACTATAACGATGGCAGGACGATTGTTTCAACAATTCTTGGTAGATGTCTACACCATGATTGAGACAAATAGACTGCGTTATCTGTTTTTTAATCAGAGGAATCTTCGGTCTGAAAACTTTGACAATATTCAAAAAGCAGCTGACCAAGGCGACTGTAATTTAGCAGACCAAGGTAAACGAATTTTTATACCATCTTCTTTCACTGGAGGTAAAAGATATCTGATGCAACACTATCTTGATGCGATGGCAACATGCAAATATTATGGTTATCCGGATATTTTCATTACAATTACTTGTAATCCTAAGTGGCCAGAAGTTACAAGGTATCTTCAGAAACACAACTTAAAATCAGAAGATAGGCCAGACATATGTTGCAGGGTTTTCAAAATGAAACTTGATGGTCTAATACACCATCTTACAAAAAAAGGAGAGAAAGGCACTTTCGGAAAAGTTAATTCAGGTAATATCTTAtttactttgttttatttttaataattataaatatttctatattttctaaacaaaaacaaactaatttattattattttgtttcagcTTTGTACACAATAGAATTTCAGAAAAGAGGTCTTCCACATGCACATATGGTACTCTTTTTGCATCCAGATTCAAAAATGCCTACCGGTGAAGATATTGACAAGTATATAAGTGCAGAACTTCCTGATAAAGATCTGGAACCGTACTTGTACGAAGTTGTAGGAGATTCTATGATACATGGGCCATGCGGACCTGCTAATAAATCCAATGTATGTATGATTGATGGCAAGTGTTCTAAATTCTTTCCCAAGCCTTTTAGTGCAGTCACTAAAGTTGATGATGCTGGATTTCCTATTTACAAACGGAGGGAAGATGGAAGAATGGTTCACAAGAAAGGGTTTGACTGTGATAATAGATATGTTGTTCCATACAATAAGGATCTATCACTTCGTTACCGTGCTCATATTAACGTTGAATGGTGCAACCAAACACGCTCTATCAAGTACCTTTTCAAGTATATTACTAAGGGACCTGACTATGTGAATGCATCCGTAGGAAGAGACGACGACGATGATGATATTGTTGATGAAATAAAGAAACACTATAGCTGCAGGTATTTTCTTTTACGATTtggaaataatattattaattctgTAGTATTTTGATAATGGTGAGACTGACTATCAgatttaaattattgttaggtTGTTCACGATTTCAGATTAGATTCAAGTATTGTGATGACTGAAAAATATTATTCCTTTCCtatcttttgaaaataaaatggaaaaGCAATCAGATTTATCGTATGATTCTTAATGTTCATTAGCTGAATTTTAGTTTGGCCGATTTGTTTCAGATACGTATCCGCATGTGAAGGTACTTGGAGAACTCTTGCGTTTCCTACTCACTATCGGACTACACCAGTAGAAAAACTATCATTCCATCTCCCAGGTCAACAACTGGTTGTTTACAATGAAGATGACCCCGTTGAAGAAGTACTAAACCGAATTTCTGTCGGGAAGTCAAAGTTTGTAGCCTGGATGGAGGCCAATAAGATATATCCAGAAGCAAAAAATCTCACTTATGCAGACTTCCCATCGTACTTTGTCTGGCATCTAAAAACCAGAATGTGGAAACCAAGGCGGAGGGGTTTTGCAATCGGAAGGATCACTTATGTACCACCATCTTTAGGTGAAGTGTATTATTTAAGGGTTTTGCTAAATATAGTCAAAGGTCCAACAAGCTTTGAAGAGATAAAAACAGTAGACGGCATAATCCACAAGACATTCAAAGATGCATGTTATGCATTGGGTTTGCTGGATGATGATAGAGAATACATTGAAGCTATTAAAGAAGCAAGTCTTTGGAGCTCTGGAAAGTATCTACGAAGGTTGTTTTCTGTAATACTGCTATCAAAGAGTGTCACAACTCCAGAAAATGTATGGAATGCTACTTGGGAAATACTATCTGAGGATATATTATATAACcagagaaaaaagaagaagaatccccGTAAGATACATTTAAtaccaaaattatttttaataatatatctatTAGCTTGATGTCACGAAGCTTATGTCCAAAGTGTTGAATtccatcttttatttttcttacagATTTGACTTTATCAGAAGATCAAATTAAGAGCTTAGCTTTGTGGGAGATTGAATCGCTCCTGCGTATCAATGGAAGCTCATTGGAATTTTTTAAAGGTATGCCACGTCCAGATGCTTATGCTTATGATTCTGATGTTAACACTTTGATCAGTGACGAGCTAAACTACAACCACGATGAGCAAAGAGAAAAACACAGAGAGCTATTAGCCAAGATAACAGATGAGCAAAGAGCTGTGTACCAAGAGATACTAGATGCAGTAAATGGTGACAAAGGTGGTATGTTTTTCGTTTATGGTTTTGGAGGAACAGGAAAAACATTTCTTTGGAACATCCTAGGTGCCGCAATTCGATCTTTAGGAGAAATAATATTGAACGTGGCATCCAGTGGAATTGCTGCACTGCTTTTGCCAGGTGGCCGGACAGCTCACTCAAGATTTGGAATACCAATTAATGTACACGATTTTACAACATGTACAATGACAAAGGGTTCAGATCAAGCAGAATTGGTACAACAAGCTAAGCTCATAATTTGGGATGAAGCTCCCATGATGAGCAGACACTGTTTCGAAACTTTAGACAGAAGCTTGCGTGACATAATGGGATGCAATGAGCCTTTTGGAGGTAAAGTTGTTGTTTTTGGAGGAGACTTTAGACAGATTCTACCGGTAGTAACAGATGGTGGTAGAGTAGAGACTGTTTTGGCTTCTCTGAATTCATCATATCTGTGGAATAGCTGCAAGGTTCTAAGACTTACAAAAAACATGAGACTTATGGCAGGAATTACTGATAGTGAAGCTAAAGAACTTGAAGCTTTTTCTAAGTGGATTCTAGATATCGGTGATGGAAATATCAATCAACCAAATGATGGAGAGGTTGATATCGATATTCCTGAAGATTTGCTGATAACTGAGTGCGAAAATCCTATAGAAGCCATAGTGAACGAAGTTTACGGAACATCATTTGCAGAAAAACGAGATCCCAAGTTTTTTAAGGAAAGAGCTATATTGAGTCCACGGAATCAAGATGTTGATAGTACTAACGAGTATATGCTATCACAATTATCAGGTAGcattttggtttttaaaatattaaattttgttgCTAAAATCAAGGCATGTAATCTTATTTACACTGATTTATATTGTAAACAGGTGAAGAAAAAATCTATCTCAGTTCTGATGGTATAGATAAATCTGACAAAGGACCGAAGGATACCATGTGTTACTCTCAAGAGTTTCTAAATAGCATCAAGATCTCTGGATTGCCAAACCACTCTTTGAAGTTAAAGGTTGGTGCAATAATTATGCTACTTAGGAACATTGATCCTCAAGGTGGTTTATGTAATGGTACAAGGCTGCAAATTACTCAGTTGGCTGATCATGTTATTGAGGCTAGAATGATAACGGGTAATAGGACTGACAGAGAAGGTGGTGAAAGGGTCTTAATACCAAGGATGTTTGTATCTCCGCCAGAAACGAGATTCCCTTTCAGGATGCGTCGTAGACAATTCCCAGTTGCGGTTGCTTTGGCAATGACCATAAATAAAAGTCAAGGTCAAACACTAGAAAAAGTTGGGTTGTATCTTCCAAGACCAGTTTTTACTCATGGACAGTTGTATGTTGCTGTTTCAAGAGTAAAGTCAAGATCAGGACTGAAAATTCTTATCACGGATAAACACGGTAAGCCTCAAAAAAAAACCATGAATGTCGTGTACAAGGAGATCTTTCAAAACATTGActaagttttagttttttttttcaaggcgtATGGTCACTTTTTTGGTTAATacattggtttttttttatattttagcaaCTGAACGTGGTATTAATGATCATTATAGTATTTGAGGCTACTTTGCATTCTGGAAACTGTGATAATTTGAGAATGAACTTGATTTAACAGAGCATGGGTAATAAAAAAAGATCGATTAACGTTTCAACCTGCATCCAATGCACATCTCACCGTTGCATCCAATGCACATCATCAACTCTATGGACATCACTCATATGATCAAAcattgaattattttaaaaatatttaacagagCATATCAGACAGATCACCCTGTCAGAATAATAGAATTTTTAATCAGGAAACAATTCAGTCAAAAAGTGGATTATACTTCCCTAAAGTTTTAATGGAAACCAAACCTGTACAGCAACACGGTAAAAGACCTCTTCTCCTATCGAACTGGCTGCCACAATGAGTATGAACTGGAGAACACACGAACAAACATAATGAAAACTCAAATGActcaaaaatatttgaaaacgtAGTAAAAAAAGCTCACCTGCCATGGAGACATTCCAAAGAAAAAGCTTCTTAGTTCCTCATCTTCGACATCTCTAATAGCCATCGCTTGCGGTGAAAGTTTCACAACTTCATCCTAATATCCAGACAAACAGGATTCTTTAAAACCAATTCAAACAAACACTAGAGTAATCATAAAAGGGTTAATGCTCAACGGTAGTGGAGTTAGCAAAGCCACGATTAAGTGTAGTAACCTCCATTACAGGACCGGCGAACTGTCTTGCTCCTCCTCCTCTGGTGCTGTCTGTTTTCTCCATCATTTCGCTGCTTCGTCCAGCTGAAGCTTTAACGCGTCGGGCATTTTCACCACAGCTGAAACTTATTCTCAAGAACCTTCTTCTCTCCAGCTTTAACGTCCactatatacataaaataattctactttcataacaaa comes from the Brassica rapa cultivar Chiifu-401-42 chromosome A01, CAAS_Brap_v3.01, whole genome shotgun sequence genome and includes:
- the LOC103864280 gene encoding ATP-dependent DNA helicase PIF2-like, which encodes MPRPDAYAYDSDVNTLISDELNYNHDEQREKHRELLAKITDEQRAVYQEILDAVNGDKGGMFFVYGFGGTGKTFLWNILGAAIRSLGEIILNVASSGIAALLLPGGRTAHSRFGIPINVHDFTTCTMTKGSDQAELVQQAKLIIWDEAPMMSRHCFETLDRSLRDIMGCNEPFGGKVVVFGGDFRQILPVVTDGGRVETVLASLNSSYLWNSCKVLRLTKNMRLMAGITDSEAKELEAFSKWILDIGDGNINQPNDGEVDIDIPEDLLITECENPIEAIVNEVYGTSFAEKRDPKFFKERAILSPRNQDVDSTNEYMLSQLSGSILVFKILNFVAKIKACNLIYTDLYCKQVKKKSISVLMV